The genomic interval GCCTGCCCTGGTATCGTGGTCATTTGGATGCTGGTGGTACTGGTGTGGTGAGGAGGAGAGTGAGAGTATTTGTAAGTTGGAGGGTTACTCAAGCTcactgctgttttattttcttccccGGGCTTCTTCATGCGGAGGAACCAAGCACACCAGTTCAGAAGAATGACACGGACCTGGTCAACGAAAATATGAAAGCATAAAGGAAGGACAAAAACTAAGAAAGATAAAATGATCAAAGgaataaaaacttaaatgtttcagataattaAACATATTCTATTATCAGAAAAAGGTTACCAGAGTAACTACAATAAACTGCtttcaaacaattattttatttgttaatgaaAAAAAGCCATCCAAACCAAACAGAATGCATGTCATGATATAGAGTGATTGCCGTttctaaatcatgaattaactgtgattaaccaaatcttttttgttcagtttcacTAGCCACAGTTCTGGATACTGtgagacctgtagaatcaagaaatcaactaaatagaacctgtctgacaacatgaagaagGGTGAAAAGAGTGAAACatctaaaaagcaaaacataatgTCCTAATCTATAGAAACAGGCGAACAGATTCTAAACAAAGTATCAACCTGGAAAGGATTACGAATTTTCCAAGGTGaaacacagtgagagccattatcctcAATTGGAGAAAAGAAGGAACattggtgaaccttcccaggagtggctggccTGTCAAAATTATTCCAAGCATGCATCAAGACCTCGTCCAGGAGATCATaaagaaacccaaaacaaaatctaaagcatATGTTTTTCTCATGCTTGCAGTGACACATTCAATATGTTGTGATTTACTGACATGAATGCAAAGAAGAGGTCAGGTACAAAATAGCTTTGAACAGATTTTTTATGGCTCGCTATGGTTCAGTGGGATGattcattttttaatgtttggagGGTTGTGAGTTTAATTCCAACTTCCTCCAACCATGTATTGAAGTGTGTAAAATGTGAAGAATGTAACTTGTATAAAAATGCTTTGATTGGTCAACATAACTAGAAAAGTCctaaatgttaatttaatttatgatttatCAATCAGACAGGGCGAAAGGTCTAACTGAAGCATATGGATGTCTCATAAGTAAAACTGCTGTTGTTGAGGATGCAGGGTTTACATGAAAGAGGTACATCAGCTGCAACATCATTTTCCATCCTAACAACGCGGTCATTTGCAAACGTTATGCAGAGACATGATGAGAAATTGACAAGACTTGtctgaaacacaaaataaaacctaGAAACCTGAGTGACTTTAATCTATGTGTGCTGAATGTCACAAAAGTTGATGGAAGATGAcattaacactttttttttaaatgcagggAACAGATTTTTTTAGTTAAGATTTTCATacatatttacttttacaaggaCCTTTAACCTACCCATTTAGGCATTTTTCCTCCTCGCGGATCATGGTGGTGGAACTGTAGAACCAGGACTGTTACCACCACAGACAAGCCCACAATCATCATGGTGCTGGCAAAGTACTGTGCTGCAAAGGAATGGAAACATACGTACAgatcagtggcggatgctggtctttcaaggaggggaagctcaatttcaagatcgctgatttgctcatttcgctgtcaatcaaaaagggattcagcctcagacagatcatccaatcatcatgcagaagctgagcgtccggaccagccgaggccagcccactgccccatagacccccggAGACGCTGAGTGTCCggtgggcgggacaaagcccagcatttttgcttcgctattgaactcactgtttaaagaactgtgaagctgcgggaatgagtgagaggaaagccacgtcgttaccagtgttaagaagctgattctgaacaaaagttgagcatgttgtagcgcatatttagtcaatgacatgaacacacaacagtatatatttgatcacttattttttgacattttaggacTTAgacttagagcaatcgccactagCACAGATTATAAATTCTTCTTAGGGTAATGAAAACTGTCGTTAATAGAAATTGTAGCCCTTCATTTAGAATTGTCCCCAAAGTTTTAAATCAGAGGGAAGTTGGATGGATTACTAATATGTTGAGTTCTAATCTGCAATCCACCGAAAATACAACACATAAAGACAAAGGAATCAAAAAATACACTGTATTGCATTTGATAAGTATATGTTTATGTGCAAAACCCTGTCTGCATGCAtttcaacgctctaaagacagtggagatggttgtggacttcaggcagaacccagccccacctgcccccatcaccctctgtgactccacaattgacactgtggaatctttccgcttcctgggaaccatcatctcccaggatctcaagtgggagccaaacatcagctccctcatcaagaaagcccagcagaggatgttcttcctgcggcagctgaagaaattcaacctgccaaagactatgatggtgcacttctacacagccatcattgagtccatcctcacctcctccatcaccatctggtacgccgctgctacagccaaggataagggcaggctgcagcgtgtcattcggtctgctgagaaggtgattggctgcagtctactgtcgctccaggaactgtacacctccaggaccctgaagcgggcagggaagattctggctgatccctcccaccccggtcacagactctttgagactctcccctctggcaggaggctgcggtccatccggaccaaaacctcacgccacaagaacagttttttcccatctgccaccagcctggttaacaaagcccggaaaccaccctgacattccccctttcccccacaccccccctttttttgctgacaggacacctgtaacctgtaactctatgcgttacattaacgctcagcttggactcctgcttacttgcactgctttacttgcacaatgatcacctgcactgttgtattgctcttgcatcttatactgctctatatttactctcactcacttaaaactgtgcacttatatttatattatattgtagatatgtttgtactgtttaatttgtactgtattgcaccgactatgccaaaacaaattccttgtatgtccaaaaacgtacttggcaataaagcttttctgattctgattctgattctgattctgatttaatgcAGCTTCTGCTTCTGCTATGCAGACCAATCCAGCTGTCATACATTTCTATGTTAAACCAGAAGTGGAAACTGGATGAAAACCTGTCTGACGGATTGCCGTTGACCATCAGTTCTACTTTGTCTACAATGCATTCACACACCCTCCCTCATGAAGGACGCTTTGCTAATGGCTTTGTTTTACATCATCAAGCTGCCAGACGATGCAAAGCAACAATTCTATCTGACGCCTTCCCTCTCATCTCTTAGCCCACTCGTCTGCTTGTGTGTGAATCAGTGCAGGTTCACAAGATGCAACTCAATGTTTGTCCTCAACAATAAGCATAATCTTCAGatgctgcaaaaaaataagCATCCACCTCACACCAGCATAGCTTTTCAGAATTCTGTTGCAGATtacttattattttaataaagctttGGCCTGCCAATACCAATTTTAGCTACTTCCCATGtcagtcaaacatatttttaagatTGTATATTGAGATGTAGAGCTGTCAGCTATGCAAATTTCCTAGAGAATGTCATACTCACCAAATCCAATATGTTGCATGACAGTAgttaaaaaatgaatttcatTATCTTTCACAATATTGCATGCACCAAATTGGTTTAATCAGCAGGAAAGATTCACTAATTTGCACAGTGCTACACATTTTCTCCCTTCTTCTACTTCTAGAGAGCGTTAATTACAGATAAAGGGTTTCTTACCAATCAGAGGAACAGAGTCTGAAGTGGCAGGCATGATCTCTGCAACTAGTAGCATGAACACTGTTAGAGAAAGCAGCACAGTAATGCCTAGAGAAAGAAGATGAGAACACATAGGAGAACTGCTGTCATCATCTGTCTGCTTTTCTGCTAATTATTAACTTATGAgacctaaaaataaaagcaactcCTGGCATaataacagatttaaaaaaagatttttggagtgtttgtttttatttaatttgaccCTGTCTCACTAAGTGCTGTGCCATTTTGAATCAAGCTGGCATTTTCAGGTTCAGGTGGTTGTCTTCTGTTGGATTTATGATGTAGTTTTGTATTCATCTGACAATGAATTGTACTCACAAATGCTAATATGCATCCTTAATGTCAGCATTAGCATAGCATAATGACAAATATGGTTCTGAAAAAAGCATTGGGACCTGATATTACTGAGATATGGGAGATCTATATTCTTGTCTAAGTCCTTTTGTGTTAGATTATTTTACTGTTTGAGTGCATGTGAATGTATGGTCTTGGTCTGTACCTAATGAGATCTTTTCTCCAGAGTCAGCAGGAAGCAGAAAGACCAAAAGGGCCAATCCAGAAATTAGCACACAGGGGATGAGCAGGTTGAGGCCGTAATACAAAGTCCTGCGACGCATTGTGACAGTGAATGTCACATCAGGGTAGGGCTCCTTGCAGCACTCATAGTACAGCTCGTTGCGCTTTCCAGGCACACCTTGAGGACAAACAGACACGAAGGCTATAAGTGTCAAGAGGTTGGAAATCCAAAAGTGCACTTGTTAGAATTTATGAAGTGAAAACTCTATAATGGTCAATGAAGGGCAGAGTGTTATTCTGTGTTACCCTTATAGACAGAAATCACCCAGACAAAGGTCAGGGGTTTTAAGTTTTAGCAGTCATTTTAAACAACTCTTTTGAGAGGAattctttcagtttttattttgacaatgAATTTGTGGCAGTTTTTTACATTCTCACAGTATGTTATTTAATATggacagtaaaataaatattcagtaaaaagcgtttgttattttatatataatacAATTTAGATTAATTTCCAGCTTGCAGCAATTATTCCTGATTCAGTTATGAGGGAATCTCGTTCACAGTGACTGTTCAAGACTTAGCAAAACTGGGggtaaataacagaaaatactgATTCAAACAGTGCAATAATTTATTTAGAATAACTCtaagcaaaaaatatatataatcgATTTCTTCTCAGTATACAATAAGTGTTTAGAAAAATGCCAAACTTCTTTTCTTGGAGTGTATATGTAATACATATAAACATATAAATTCAGTCTAGTGttataaaatgaatattttgtaACACCATCTTGCCAAGGACAGGCCGTGTCTCCATCACAGGCCCAGCATAGAGACACTTAagttaacatgcatgttttcaaACTTGggtgaaaatgagaaaatactCATCAAAGAAAGGCTCCAGTTGAGATCCAAACCTTCTACCTATGAAAAACTACTGGAGtatgttagatgagaaaaccagtcTTCTAATCTGCAGAAAAAGGTTACCTTCCGCCAGATtgaaaaaattgtgaaaatggATTGTTCTTCTGACCCAAAAAAATACTTATCTAATGGGAATATGTTGAATTGATGTGTGGCTATAGTTAGCAAAGTAGAAAAGGAGAGACGTGAGCACTTCAACTTTTCTCAACAACCTCCAATGTGTGGGAGAgcaatgtaaaaataaacaggcaAAGAAACAGCTTCTCAACTAGAATATTGGCTTTGAAAGGGAAAGCAACAGAAGGCTGAGGAATAGGAACACAAAACAGTCACAGCCAACCTGTTCAACTGTGGAAGGTTCTAGACAGATGTTTTTTCAGCATTCCTCAGCTTCCCCTGTATTTTATTgtccctgtcccagctttgttGGAAAGTGTTGCaaacatcaaattcaaaattagtgaatatttacaaaaaacaatacagtttgtcactttgaacattaaatatcttgtctttggagtgtattcaattgcatataggttcaccaggatttgcaaatcattgtattctgtttttatttacgtttttcACAACATCCAAACTTTATTAGAATTAGGGTTGCATTACCCAGTTGAGGGAGCAGCTTCAAAATAACCCAAAAACCTCAAAGAAATACTTAAAACCCTCCAATGTTTTAGATTGGGCTTTTGAAGCTACATCATCTTCAATTTGATTTTCCATATTCCTATTTGCATAGTTTACCTGTCTGTTTGTCAAActggaaacagaaacagaaatgacCTTGTCCTAGTCACAGATATATCAAAAGAGGTGTATGAATTTGTATTAATTAGAGGTTATGTGTTTAGGTTTGGAGTACCGATTTTAATCAAAAGAACAAGAGAACACTAAAATTATAGCACTTTGAAATGGTAATAACATAATCAAAGCTATGGGTGTTAATTATGTTCACATCTAGCAGGGTGTGTGTTTTTGAGACAAAAGGGAGGCGAGTTTTCTGGACCACAATTAGCAATCAGTTTGGAATACAAATCCAGCTGAAGTGCCGCAGATTTAATTATGGGTTGAGTGTGACAGATCATCCATATCAACCAGTTTGAatcttttcaatattttaatacTTACACAGCATTTGTGAGAAATGCTCTTGTCTGAAACAATCAACAGCAAAACCTAGAAACACAACTCATTATCATGTCTTATTAAAAGAACTGATTTCctaaagaaattaaatttaaataaattaaatggatctaatttcatttcatttaaactttGTCACCTGGCAAAGAAGAGAAATAGCTTTTGTTAGCCACCTATTAACTTGATGGATTACAGACTTGCAAATCAAGATccatactgtgtgtgtgtgtgtgtgtgtgtgtgtgtgtgtgtgtgtgtgtgtgtgtgtgtgtgtgtgttggcctTGACACTGGCATGGTTTGTTCTGAGGCACCAGGACAATTTGCCTTCCTGGGAAGTTTGACCCCTGACTGTTCTGAATTAAGTGAACCATCCCTGAGCCAGCTGTCACCTCATACAAACCAAAATATCTCCCACCTACTCACACCTATTCCTTGGGCTACCTAGCTGATCTCACTTTGTGTGCAAGTCTGTGTTTGCGTCTTTGGACGACCTTCTATTCTTGGccactgacaaaaaaaattgaGAAAGAGATTGTGACatctttaatttctttctttaaaacataaaaaatattttcacgtAGCGTGCTAAAGAGATAGACAGTTGGCTTTTAGCAAATAAAGTATGGCATTTTATGAGGCAGATCAAATCTGAAACACTCTTAGTTCTGTGATACTCACTGCAACTCTCACAGCTGAAACGATCATAGAAATGATTTGTGAATgctaaaaaaatcacatttaaagtCTTGTCAGTCATGTGTACTCAATAAAAGATGTGCACATCGTCCTTGAAACGTCATTTTACCCTTGgttttgaatttctgtttttgtgtggaCAACctgaatttatttgattttttttttttttcaaaacaaccaACTTCCACTCAAGGCACCTTtcacaaataagaaaaatatataaatatgtataaaacagaaactgacttacaggtgctgtttttgctgttctgtttttcttaCCTACAAGGTCCCACTCCCCATTGGGTATGTATGTAGAAATGTCCACATCCATCATCTGAAGATCCAGTAGCCAGCCATTGTGGGTCCATGAGCCAAACTTCAGGTCACACTTCTGGATATCAAATGGGAACCACCGGACATCAATATAACATGTACTCTTCAGGATGCCTGAAAGGAGTAGTTAGagtattcttatttttatttttatttattttgctgcaCAGTGATAATTCTTGCTGTGAAAAAGATTCTctgaacagatttattttgtaagGTACAGGTGTGTCTCAgtttattgaaaaatgtttaaaaagtaaatttaattTCAGAACTCAAATAGACAAATTCATATATAAATCCATTACCGACAAAGTCATATGTAAGTgtttatttcaattaattttaaaGGTTACGATTTGCCAATAATGAAAGGTTTTTAGAATATTAGAACATTATATAAGAGGAATAAGGAATAATAaggaatttttaatacagaaatgatAATATATGGCCTAATCAGTCACTAGGAAGACTGTTGTCTCGACTTGTCCACCAGATAGTCATTGACAGCCATTAGCCACTAAGCCAGAACAAGGCTGTTACAAAACAATCTGGCTAGCCACAGGGTGCTATATCCAAGCTTATTAATTGAAAGTTGTGGTAGAAATATGTGCACTAGGAGCAGGGAAAACTGTATCACGTACAGGATCTTCAGGCTAAGCTcattcaaaaaattttaattagaCATACTGTATGAGTTAGCTGATGTATTCCTTTTATTTGGCCACTCCTGAAACAGTGAAAACATCAGAAGTGGATCACCTAGGTTAATGAAAAAAAGACTGAactgtttctcagtggtccaCAGTCCTCTTATTAGGTTAAAGTAAATTTTAGACTTTATTTGAAGGTCAAGGCCACaaaatctggaggaagagtggagaagcaTATTATCCATATTGCTTGAGTTCCAGTTTGAAATTTCTGTGATAATTTATGGAGCTATGTTATCGGTTCAGactaaagtcagtcagtcattttctaccgcttattccatagtgggtcacgggggagctggtgcctatctccagcagtctatgggcgagaggcagggtacaccctggacaagtcgccagtccatcgcagggcaacacacatacaaccatccacacactcatacacctaagggcaatttagagttaccaattaacctaacaggcatgtctttggactgtgggaggaagccagagtacccggtgagaacccacgcatgcacagggagaacatgcaaactccatgcagaaagaccccaggccgggaatcaaacccaggaccttcttgctgcaaggcaacagtgctaccaactgcgccaccatgcagccccagaCTAAAGTCATCTTAGCCATACACCAGAAAATTTTATGGTGTATAATACTTCCCCCTGCTGACAACCTTATGGAGAGACTGATTTAATTTTCTAGCAGGATTCAGAACATGCCCACTCTGCCAGAAGTACCAAAATAGTTTGACGATTGCCTGCAGTGATTAAAGCAGAAAGAGCCCTGACCAGTTACTGTTTCtaattttataataaataaaaagaactcCTAAAATGTAAACCAATGGTCATTTGTTATGTAATATAGGAGTTTTAGTTTTTGAGATTAATTACTGAATTAATTGTGGCCATACGATGATATTTAAATCTATTGAGATAGACATGTATGTGAAACAACTTTAAAGACATTCTAAAGGTGAAGAGGTTTGGATGGTgcaattaatgaaatattttttgacagtGTTTTGTTATAGTATGCCAAGGCACATTTTTAAACTTCAGAATTTAAAGGAAAATCAACTAAAATAAACTTGcttccaacatttcaaagaAAATGCTCTTATAACGTGAAAAATCTCACCTGGTGGGATGTATTGGCAGGCTCCTGATGCATTGACTAGCACATTCGTATGAAACGTGGCATCAAATCTCTCATCGGCACTACAGATGAGATGAATTGGATATGACTTTGAAATTGCAACTTCAAATCTGAATAGCAAGCAAGCCATAGAAAGAAATTATGGAGAAAGATGGAAGAAAGAGCTACAAAGATACAAAGTAAACCccagatgaaaaataaaaattatatgtgAGTCTGAAGGTGAGATGAGGAGGATTACCATAGTTCCAGACATGCGGAGTTTAATTTCATAACCACAAAACATAGCAGAGTGCTATAAAGCTACTTGTcacaatgaaaaaccaaagatTGCCTGTctcaaaagaacaaaacatcCAACATTTCTGTTACTTTCAGATTGTCTAAACAGATTGTCTAAACGGAAGCAGGGACTATAATCACAGCTTAACACCATGTAACATCTGAAGTACTTCCTGAAAGACTCAAATTTAGTTCTAACTTTTCTACAGTCTTCAAAGCCTGGCTCAAAAGAACCGACATTTGACTGGAACTCATTCACAAAGTATCAccctaaatgaaaaaaaaaaacatttttgcatttgcaGTTTTCTTAGCATGTCTGGTGTCAGTACTGTATCAATTTAAATAGATGGATGACATCTGATGAATGTGTGCCTTTAGCCCCTACTGTATGGGGACACAAGGCTTTGTTGTGCTGTGTGGCATAATGAATTTTCAATCACAGTTTGTGTTTCTTCTTGCACCATTATAGGAAAGGTCTCTGCAAATCAATAGAACATGACTCAGAAATAAAATAGACACGGCTTGTTCAAAATATAAATTGTGTGGCATTTCAGAAAGTGAGTCCACATCAGTATAAGTGGTGAATAATAAATGTCATAATGTTGCCGTTGTTGTTGCCACCCTCTGATTCAATATAAGCAACTAAACTGACCTCAGTAGAACAATGGTTTCAGAAGATTGTGGAAAAACGCTGGAAACATATCAGAAACTGGTGACATTTTAGACAAAATGGGACTGTTGAAATGTTCATTTTGAGGAAATTCACAGAATTTTATAATCCTGTCTTTTACAGTACCTGGTTTCCTGATTCTAGAGACAATGATTGAACAGATTCATCTAAGCATAACAAATGATTTTTGAAGTTTGGTAGGCTCTGACTCAAAactcaataaaacacagtgatgaCTGAAAGCACTTCACCTAAAGCAATGATTGAAAGCTCAAACCAATCCAGATACTAGCTTGACTCAACCcatcatttgtgtttattagtaTATTTCTACCACTTACTGGCAGCAAAAGAATATGACAGGCTTACTTAAATTCTCCCTGCAGGCGTTATGCTTCATAACTTTTGGTCATGGCCATGCTCAACACCAAATTATAACTTataaatccataatttaaatcTTATCGCTTATTTCATCTAACATAGGGCTGAAAGGCAAAGAGGTTGTAAGAGTGCTGTGAACTACCATGATGATTCTCAGTTACTGACCTGAATAAATTAGCTATATTCAGTTTTAGTCTTGTAATGGCATTTTGAATACTGCTCAGAAGCAAAAGAGAGGCTTTGGTCTTTATATCAGGAGGAAAACAGGATTACCAAATAAGGTTAACATAAAACTACCTCTAAGAACTACAATCTACACATCAGACCAGACATGCTTTTGATCGAACTTTGCCCTGTGTACGTAAAGCTTGTATTTTGCTCGAACCTTGTTCTTCATGTCTTATAATTATTGTGAATATTTACAGATACATAGGCAAGGCACTGAATCAGACACTCTGATTTACTGTTATTTGTGCTACTAATCTTTGCTGAAAGTGGAGTtgtgcaatatttatttatcatcatGGCAATATAAATGTGTCAAAAATCGCCAATTTCTGCATGTCAGGCATATATTTGGGATGTTGGATAAACTTTTAGTGGCCTAGTTTCTCACACTTGATGTATGCTATTAATTTTTGTCCCACTTTACACCTAATAGTTATGGGCGTCTATCATAAATGATTAACACATCTTATGTATTTGACAATATGTCATATTTCACAAAACATggtttttttcttcacatttgaACCCACATTAAACACACATGACAAGTTAGAAAACAGTGTGACAGCCTTATATGTTCTTAACATTTCTAAATTTAGCTTTATCCTGAGACCCACAGAAAAGTAGTATATTGATTGTAGAACTGATGTTAAATTTAGACTTTTGTCTAAATTAGTGAAGAGTCTGGCAATCAAGGTTTGATTTAACTGAAGTCTTTAGAGATGGTTTTTCCTTTAGTATGAGCAAATGCAGCCTGAGTAGTCTACACAGATGAGTGCATGAATTTGCAGGACCTTAAGTGACAGAAAAGGCAGTCTTAGAGATTCTGGATAAGGCCATAATGAAAGCTTTGAATCGCCATGTAATTAATTTATCCATAAAGTACATTTCTTATCGTTTAAGTACCCTTTATTTTCTGGGAAGTGggcatttaaataataaaaaccaagaTACATATAAACATGTATTTCCACCTTTTGCATAGTAGTAATTgcaccaaaatgttttttgttttttttaactaaaccaCCAGATAAaatcagagataaaaaaaaaccaatctgCATAGACAAactagtttttacattttatacacAGAGGCAGACCCTTGTAAAAACATACATAAGGATATTGTATTTTTACAAGAGTACTGCATCTGGGCCATTCAATTTTCTATAGGGATTACATCTCCATCCCTCATTTTCTCTCAAATCACATTCAGGGCATAGTGTTGTTGATGTGCTGACACGCACATAAAACATTAAACTGTAATAacttgggtcaaacattttCCTGTGGTCTCCTTCCACAATCTTCCTGCAATAGTCTTCTGGAATTTTGCCCCAAACATTCTGACACAACTGGTGTAACAAAATTAGGTTTGTAGGCCTGACTCAGCTCTGCCCACACATTTTCTGAGATCAGGGCATTGCAATGCCATGGTCTTAGAAAATGCCCTGATCTCGAGGCATTGCAATGCCCCAAGATCAGTGCATTTTCTGACTCAGTGGGCAGAGCTGACTCAGCCCAGTGGGCGTGGGCAGAGCAGGTGTATTCCCCTTCTTGgtccctagtctggtttaatgaCCTTTGACACcgccttcttttctttttgtgttattCAAAGCCACAAGGCAAATTACCTCAGCTTCACAGTCCAATGAcaccatggcagaaagtgtgggacATGTAGGAATTTGTTACCAGAAATGTAGGAAACTTGTACGCTTGATTTTGAAAACT from Girardinichthys multiradiatus isolate DD_20200921_A chromosome 5, DD_fGirMul_XY1, whole genome shotgun sequence carries:
- the LOC124868947 gene encoding neuronal acetylcholine receptor subunit alpha-7-like isoform X1, giving the protein MELRKRNESVLVGVYLWAMFYYQACHGGVYQRKLYHDLMANYNRLERPVQNDSAPILVELGLTLLQIIDVDEKNQVLITNAWLQLHWTDIYLSWNPEYYPGVQNLRFPSNLVWVPDILLYNSADERFDATFHTNVLVNASGACQYIPPGILKSTCYIDVRWFPFDIQKCDLKFGSWTHNGWLLDLQMMDVDISTYIPNGEWDLVGVPGKRNELYYECCKEPYPDVTFTVTMRRRTLYYGLNLLIPCVLISGLALLVFLLPADSGEKISLGITVLLSLTVFMLLVAEIMPATSDSVPLIAQYFASTMMIVGLSVVVTVLVLQFHHHDPRGGKMPKWVRVILLNWCAWFLRMKKPGEENKTAVSLSNPPTYKYSHSPPHHTSTTSIQMTTIPGQASTQSTTTNGNMNLYFGYHAMGTGNPTFPPSTESGLVTCGIGDEGGVGGGNHLSGSSQPDIPLDHTRTLLLEQIPEISLILEEVQYIARRFREQDEGEEICSEWKFAAAVVDRLCLVAFSLFSIICTFTILMSAPNFIEAVSKDFT
- the LOC124868947 gene encoding neuronal acetylcholine receptor subunit alpha-7-like isoform X2, giving the protein MELRKRNESVLVGVYLWAMFYYQACHGGVYQRKLYHDLMANYNRLERPVQNDSAPILVELGLTLLQIIDVHWTDIYLSWNPEYYPGVQNLRFPSNLVWVPDILLYNSADERFDATFHTNVLVNASGACQYIPPGILKSTCYIDVRWFPFDIQKCDLKFGSWTHNGWLLDLQMMDVDISTYIPNGEWDLVGVPGKRNELYYECCKEPYPDVTFTVTMRRRTLYYGLNLLIPCVLISGLALLVFLLPADSGEKISLGITVLLSLTVFMLLVAEIMPATSDSVPLIAQYFASTMMIVGLSVVVTVLVLQFHHHDPRGGKMPKWVRVILLNWCAWFLRMKKPGEENKTAVSLSNPPTYKYSHSPPHHTSTTSIQMTTIPGQASTQSTTTNGNMNLYFGYHAMGTGNPTFPPSTESGLVTCGIGDEGGVGGGNHLSGSSQPDIPLDHTRTLLLEQIPEISLILEEVQYIARRFREQDEGEEICSEWKFAAAVVDRLCLVAFSLFSIICTFTILMSAPNFIEAVSKDFT